A part of Astyanax mexicanus isolate ESR-SI-001 chromosome 2, AstMex3_surface, whole genome shotgun sequence genomic DNA contains:
- the mgst1.1 gene encoding microsomal glutathione S-transferase 1.1, with amino-acid sequence MAEIVHMIDSEVFMAFSTYATLVILKMMLMSPMTSYFRLTRKVFANMEDTAFGGSAEDRKKMIRVDPDVERVRRCHQNDLENIIPFVVIGLLYALTGPDLSTALLHFRLFVGSRFIHTVVYVMALPQPSRLLAFMVGLVTTLSMAYRVLTTALFL; translated from the exons ATGGCAGAAATCGTGCACATGATTGACAGCGAGGTCTTCATGGCCTTCTCCACCTATGCGACCCTAGTCATCCTCAAGATGATGCTCATGAGCCCCATGACATCCTACTTTCGATTGACAAGAAAG GTGTTTGCCAATATGGAAGACACAGCTTTTGGGGGCTCTGCTGAGGACAGGAAGAAGATGATTAGGGTGGATCCAGATGTCGAGCGGGTGCGAAG GTGTCATCAGAATGACCTGGAGAACATCATTCCCTTTGTGGTGATTGGTCTGCTCTACGCTCTGACAGGGCCTGACCTCTCCACTGCTCTGCTGCACTTCCGGCTGTTCGTTGGTTCACGCTTTATCCACACCGTGGTCTACGTGATGGCGCTGCCCCAACCCAGCAGACTTCTGGCCTTTATGGTGGGATTGGTCACCACTTTATCCATGGCCTACCGCGTCCTCACCACTGCACTCTTTCTGTAA
- the LOC103036743 gene encoding microsomal glutathione S-transferase 1-like: MAHTINTDVFLAFSTYATIVILKMMFMAPLTGYFRVTRRAFANPEDTHMGKTPEEKKRMVRVNEDVERVRRCHQNDLENIIPFVVIGLLYALTGPELSTALLLFRLFVGSRFIHTVSYVMALPQPSRGLSWMVGMAVTFCMAYRVLTTALLL, translated from the exons ATGGCCCACACGATAAACACAGATGTGTTCCTGGCCTTCTCCACCTACGCCACCATTGTTATTCTGAAGATGATGTTTATGGCCCCTCTGACTGGATACTTCAGGGTCACTAGAAGG GCATTCGCAAACCCAGAGGACACTCACATGGGCAAGACcccagaagaaaagaaaaggatggTACGCGTTAATGAAGATGTGGAACGTGTCCGAAG ATGCCATCAAAATGACTTGGAGAACATCATTCCCTTTGTGGTGATTGGTCTACTCTATGCTCTGACTGGGCCTGAGCTCTCCACTGCCCTGCTGCTCTTCCGGCTGTTCGTTGGTTCACGTTTCATCCACACTGTGAGCTACGTGATGGCGCTGCCCCAACCCAGCAGAGGACTTTCCTGGATGGTGGGCATGGCCGTCACTTTCTGCATGGCCTACCGCGTCCTCACCACTGCACTGCTGCTGTAG